Proteins encoded together in one Thermococcus barophilus MP window:
- a CDS encoding RNA ligase partner protein produces MIRFVLDTSIFVNPDVRAKFGKTPTEAMKKFLEYAENLFGKVEFYMSPGIYREIMHFVDESEVSPDVELYIIKKPPNVHDIKIPAFVVYELIEDIRRRIDKGLRVAEKAVRESVLDTDNVDKIIQKLRRNYRKALREGIVDSKEDFELILLAKELDAIIVSADVGILTWAEKMGIKWVDAAKFKEVLDELVEKVGKS; encoded by the coding sequence ATGATTCGCTTTGTCCTTGATACCAGCATTTTTGTCAATCCAGATGTCAGGGCAAAATTTGGCAAAACACCAACTGAAGCTATGAAAAAATTTTTAGAATACGCTGAAAATCTGTTTGGTAAGGTGGAATTTTATATGTCTCCCGGAATTTATAGGGAGATTATGCACTTCGTTGATGAGAGCGAGGTTTCTCCTGATGTTGAGCTTTACATAATAAAGAAGCCTCCAAACGTTCATGACATCAAAATTCCGGCTTTTGTAGTCTATGAGCTGATTGAAGACATTAGACGGAGAATTGATAAAGGGTTAAGAGTTGCGGAGAAAGCTGTTAGGGAGAGCGTCCTCGATACCGATAATGTTGACAAGATAATCCAAAAGCTTCGTAGAAACTACAGAAAAGCTCTAAGAGAGGGAATAGTGGACAGCAAGGAGGATTTTGAGCTGATTTTATTGGCTAAAGAGCTCGATGCAATAATAGTTTCAGCCGATGTTGGTATTCTAACATGGGCCGAGAAAATGGGAATTAAATGGGTAGACGCTGCCAAGTTCAAAGAAGTGCTGGATGAGCTTGTGGAGAAAGTTGGAAAGAGTTAA